One genomic region from Stackebrandtia nassauensis DSM 44728 encodes:
- a CDS encoding carbohydrate ABC transporter permease, with the protein MTAMTQSVGNPQPRARRRRRRLGSSGRDAWPFVLPALLPVMLFSVYPLVYGVFLGFTDAEAGLNVETNFNGVDNYIKLGGNELFWSSFKIGLIWAFSVTILQFLASLGLALLLNLDLRLRWLARTLALVPWAMPPVIIAIMWQLMLNPDYGPVNRSLEALGLPGGVNWLGDGSTALAVVIIVGVWAGMPQTTITLLAGLQAVPVELHEAAAIDGANTRRRFWHVTLPAIRPVVVAITTLDLIWNFNSFALVFVLTAGGPGGTTMLPSLFAYNEAFRYGNFGYAAAMGNVMVIVIGAILFFYLRGQMRRRLQ; encoded by the coding sequence ATGACGGCGATGACGCAGTCGGTCGGCAACCCTCAGCCCCGCGCTCGACGCCGACGCCGTCGACTCGGTTCGAGTGGCCGGGACGCGTGGCCGTTCGTACTCCCGGCGCTGCTTCCGGTGATGCTGTTCAGCGTCTATCCGTTGGTGTACGGCGTTTTCCTCGGCTTCACCGACGCCGAGGCCGGACTGAACGTGGAGACGAACTTCAACGGCGTCGACAACTACATCAAGCTCGGCGGCAACGAACTGTTCTGGAGTTCGTTCAAGATCGGACTGATCTGGGCGTTCAGCGTCACGATTCTGCAGTTCCTGGCCTCGCTCGGCTTGGCGCTGCTGCTGAACCTCGATCTGCGGCTGCGCTGGCTGGCGCGCACCCTCGCGCTCGTGCCCTGGGCGATGCCGCCGGTGATCATCGCGATCATGTGGCAGCTCATGCTCAACCCCGACTACGGGCCCGTCAACCGCAGCCTGGAAGCACTCGGGCTGCCCGGCGGCGTCAACTGGCTGGGTGACGGCTCCACCGCTCTGGCGGTCGTCATCATCGTCGGTGTCTGGGCCGGGATGCCCCAGACGACGATCACGCTGCTGGCCGGGTTGCAGGCCGTCCCCGTCGAGCTGCACGAAGCCGCCGCGATCGACGGTGCCAACACCCGGCGCCGGTTCTGGCACGTCACGCTGCCCGCGATCCGGCCGGTGGTCGTCGCGATCACCACACTCGACCTGATCTGGAACTTCAACTCCTTCGCGCTCGTGTTCGTGCTGACCGCGGGCGGGCCGGGCGGTACCACGATGCTGCCGAGCCTGTTCGCCTACAACGAGGCGTTCCGCTACGGCAACTTCGGTTACGCGGCCGCGATGGGCAACGTCATGGTCATCGTGATCGGCGCGATCCTCTTCTTCTACCTGCGCGGCCAGATGCGAAGGCGGCTCCAATGA
- a CDS encoding LacI family DNA-binding transcriptional regulator has protein sequence MAETKKSNLALVAARAGVSVASVSRVLNGGSASEELTRRVREAADELGYVPDASARTLRTGRTDQIALAVADVGNPVYVQMMRAVTRIVAKADYRLVVSSTGSDPQAQIDLLTSLNRGYADGLLLSPLRITPDLIDAMRASRLPIVVIGSLPPDVELDNVRADSATGIGLAIEHLVEQGRRRIALVNGPVDTVPGAARLAGYLDAVKRFGLPDSPELQVTADAFTYRAGREATADLLRQSSPDAVVGANDLLAVAALKELNAAGARVPDDVAVVGMDDTDAAELATPSLTSVDLGSAERAKAAAELLIRRIRNPESKVRRIVITPSLSVRESSRTEAQKPDGAS, from the coding sequence ATGGCAGAGACAAAGAAGTCGAACCTCGCGCTGGTCGCCGCCCGAGCCGGAGTGTCGGTCGCGTCGGTGTCCCGGGTGTTGAACGGAGGCTCGGCCTCCGAGGAGCTGACCCGGCGGGTGCGGGAGGCGGCGGACGAACTCGGGTACGTGCCCGATGCCAGCGCGCGCACCCTGCGAACCGGCCGCACCGACCAGATCGCGCTCGCGGTCGCCGATGTCGGGAACCCCGTCTATGTGCAGATGATGCGGGCGGTCACCCGTATCGTCGCCAAGGCCGACTACCGGCTCGTGGTGTCGTCCACCGGCAGTGACCCGCAGGCGCAGATCGATCTGCTCACCAGTCTCAACCGTGGCTACGCCGACGGTCTTCTGTTGAGCCCGTTGCGGATCACCCCCGACCTCATCGACGCCATGCGCGCGAGTCGGCTGCCGATCGTGGTCATCGGTTCGCTGCCTCCCGACGTGGAGCTCGACAACGTTCGCGCCGACTCGGCGACCGGCATCGGGCTCGCCATCGAGCACCTGGTCGAGCAGGGGCGCCGTCGCATCGCGCTCGTGAACGGCCCGGTCGACACCGTCCCCGGCGCCGCCCGGCTCGCCGGGTATCTCGACGCGGTGAAGCGCTTCGGGTTGCCCGACAGTCCGGAACTGCAGGTGACCGCCGATGCCTTCACCTATCGGGCCGGACGCGAGGCGACCGCCGACCTGTTGCGGCAGTCCAGCCCCGACGCGGTCGTGGGCGCCAACGATCTGCTGGCCGTGGCCGCGCTGAAGGAACTCAACGCCGCCGGAGCCCGGGTGCCCGACGATGTCGCCGTCGTCGGCATGGACGACACCGATGCGGCCGAGCTGGCCACGCCGTCGCTCACCAGCGTCGACCTCGGATCGGCCGAGCGCGCCAAGGCCGCGGCCGAACTCCTCATCAGACGGATCAGGAACCCGGAGTCGAAGGTCCGCAGGATCGTCATCACCCCCTCCCTGTCGGTCCGCGAATCGAGCCGCACCGAGGCCCAGAAGCCGGACGGTGCCTCATGA
- a CDS encoding carbohydrate ABC transporter permease, with amino-acid sequence MTTLPRTSTVGRSAVARPLQYLALLAYMCFLAFPLLFLLSTAFKTPRELKSPDAGLLPEHFDLGNFSSAITKADLFTAAGNSLLVSATTTVLVTLVALPAAYALVRFRTKLRGLATGWILLSQVFPFILIIIPLFLLLKNIGLVDTLLGLVLVYAVWALPFSLWMLQGYVSAIPVELEEASAVDGAGRLTTLTRIVLPLLAPGLVATSLFTFINSWNEFFFALVLIQDPDMQTLPLALARFVGVEGQVQLGQLAAAALLACVPSLAFFMFIQKRLTAGLLSGAVKG; translated from the coding sequence ATGACGACACTCCCCAGAACATCCACTGTAGGCCGAAGCGCGGTCGCCCGGCCGCTGCAATACCTGGCGCTCCTCGCCTACATGTGCTTCCTGGCGTTCCCGCTGCTGTTCCTGCTGAGCACCGCGTTCAAGACGCCACGGGAGCTGAAGTCCCCGGACGCCGGACTGCTGCCCGAACACTTCGACCTCGGCAACTTCTCCTCGGCGATCACGAAGGCCGACCTGTTCACCGCGGCGGGAAACAGCCTGCTCGTCTCCGCGACCACCACCGTCCTGGTCACGCTCGTGGCGCTGCCCGCCGCCTACGCCCTCGTCCGGTTCCGGACCAAGCTGCGGGGCCTGGCGACCGGCTGGATCCTGCTCAGCCAGGTCTTCCCCTTCATCCTCATCATCATCCCGCTGTTCCTGCTGCTCAAGAACATCGGACTGGTCGACACCCTGCTGGGCCTGGTGCTCGTCTACGCCGTGTGGGCGCTGCCGTTCTCACTGTGGATGCTCCAGGGATACGTGTCCGCGATCCCGGTCGAGCTGGAGGAGGCCAGCGCCGTCGACGGCGCCGGACGACTGACGACGCTCACCAGGATCGTCCTGCCGCTGCTCGCGCCCGGTTTGGTCGCCACCAGCCTGTTCACGTTCATCAACTCCTGGAACGAGTTCTTCTTCGCGCTGGTCCTCATCCAGGACCCCGACATGCAGACCCTGCCGCTCGCGCTGGCGCGCTTCGTCGGCGTCGAGGGGCAGGTCCAGCTCGGCCAGCTCGCCGCGGCCGCACTCCTGGCCTGTGTCCCGAGCCTGGCGTTCTTCATGTTCATCCAGAAGCGGCTCACCGCCGGACTTCTCAGCGGCGCGGTCAAGGGCTGA